Genomic window (Rosa chinensis cultivar Old Blush chromosome 6, RchiOBHm-V2, whole genome shotgun sequence):
CAAGCTTCAGATTCTCTACAACGAGTGGCGGATCGTCCTCCTCTGCAACAAGTGCTTGGCCCGTGTCGAATCCACCGAGCTCTGCTCCTACTGCTTCAACGACTCGTCGTTCGGCCACTGCTTCTCTTGCCGCCAGTACAAGCGACGAGTCCACCGGGATTGCGATTCCGAGTACCGCAGCGCCGCCCTCTGGTCCGGGTCGTTGTCTGCTGCCGCCGACCAGGTCTCTGTCTGCGCCGATTGCTGGGTGTCGGAGTCGCTGGCCAGGTGGAGGAGAAGTAGAAACATCAGTAGTAGTGGTAGAAAGAATAGGGCGGATTTGAGATTGGGGAGAAGGGGagtccagagagagagagagagagagagagagagagagagagagagagagagagagagagagagagagagagagagagagagagagagagagagagagagagagagagagagagagagagtgtgtgtatgagggcaatactgtcacaCACTGTTGGATTGGGTagatggggttaaaaaactcttagtggagtaagtgggcaattttgagtctaaaattgggtaagtggtcacagccccaaagaaattttttatctctttttgGGAGGACTACTGCATAGAGAGGAAAACTGTGTGATTTATTTGATTATATCCATCATGATAAGAAGTTAATAACAATGACATATTTTGGTAGTGTGAAAACAGTGAAATGAGGGTAAAGAGAGTTGTATCATGTATGTGTGATAAAGTAGTGTTCACACGATTATCAGGTAATTAAGAATTTTGTAATTACttattattagatttaattttAAGAGTCAAgattaaaatatttaaaaattaatattttagtCTCAATTCTTaatctttgattcaaaaaatgAGTGACATCAAAATCTTAAGTTATTGGTGACTGTGTAAATATGATTATTAAAACATTATGTCAATATCAcgttcaaaacaaaacaacaaagaagCCCTTTCAGCTTCCTTTTGCTACCCTCTCGACTTTTAATTGGGATCAATTTAATTTTAGATGCTTTAAAGGATTCTGTTtgtaattgttttctttttcttctaaaaaaaaaagtcattgaAGTTAGTGCTTTGTTAGTGATCTTTATGCATCAAGGAACGAATGGTTCATAACGATGTTCTTAATTGTTACCTACATTATTCATTTACTTGATTAcatatcagtattaattaagccaataaggcttaaggttaaattttcaaaaaccctGTAATTGCCCTTGGTTAATTAAAACTCCAAGACTATAAACTTTTACTAGACGTGTGAGCAATGGATCACCAATTGCTATTTACCACAAGTTCACCAACTGTATtactctttattttttattgcagtttgaggaagaaagaaattatctaaaccaatatttaaaaaaaaaaaaaacgtaaaaCAAAGCCAATTGACGCACGCGTAACTGCGTAAGCGTGTGTTAAGAGGCTAGTGATGATTAGACAAATAGTCAAATGTAAAAAGATAATATATAAAATGTTATTAGTATTAATGtttttttgtaacttttgttTAACTGCAAAATATGTGTAAATGAACAGGTTTAAGTACGGAGTGAATTATGGAGGAAAAGTATTTAATTGGACCAACATAATTTAATCTCAATAACTCAAAAACGTTTATACTTATATAAACTGAAGACTAATATTGCTAGATATTTGATACCGAGTTTTTAAGATATCAGATAATAATacattactaattaattaacgAAAGAAaaacatatgattaatattTAGCCCTTTATAAATAGAACCGAACCCGAAGGCACGTGTGCAAGCGCCCCCTAGAACAGCAGAGCCTCACTGGTAGCGGTTTAgagttggagttggagttggagttggaTAATACAAATAGGAACCAGATCACACCCAGACAGACCAAAGCCCTCACGAACCCAGCAACCCTAAACCCATCTGTGTCTTCAAACCCAAGGTTTTTCAAAACCCTCTAGTCAATCATGGACGTCGATCCTAGTAACTACAATCAACTTGTAAGTATCCttgtttgttttcagttttggggtATCGTAATTTTCAGGGTCAACTTCACTCCCAATCACTGTTCTTGATTACATCAGGTTTGGTCGTTGACTTGTAGAGCTGGGTGGTTTTATTGTTTATACTTCGTGATTTTCTACATAGTACTGGCCTGGTTTGATAAAGATTAAATTTTGGAGAAAAAGAATGCAGCTTTTCTTTTGCTGATTAACTTGTGTTTCTGGGCTTAATGAGTAATTAGGATTTATAGTCTTGTTTCTCACTGGAGGGGTCCAATTGGGGCATTGATTATGATATTGAGCTCGAACTATACATACTTTTCTTTCGTGATTGATATTAATGCTGTTTTCCGCGGTGCATTTATGTTTATGATGGTGATTCTGTGTTTGTGCAATGACAGGCTATCAATGAGAACGACACTCATAGTGTTGTCCTATCATATCTGGTGCACAACTGTTATATAGAAACTGTGGAGTCATTTGTTGCTTCTACGGGGATGAAGCAGCCTGCCGATTGCATTGATGATATGGAGAAAAGGAAAAGTAGGTGATCTTTTATCGAATGTCCTCACATTTGATTTTAACTTGGAGATAATGTTGTAGTGCTTGATTGATGAGGGTGCTAAGCatatgtttttcttcttcttcttcttcttagggaTTTATCATTGTGCAGTGGAGGGGAATGCTCTTAAGGCGATTGAACTGACAGAACAGCTGGCGAATGACTTACtagagaaaaataaagacttgcATTTTGATCTTCTCAGCCTTCACTTTGTTGAACTTGTTTGCTCTAGAAAATGGTGAGCTAAATAACAATATGCCAAAGCTTGTATTAAGCATTTTTGGCTTTTATAATTTGTTATTTCTTTGGCAGCACAGAAGCTTTGGAATTTGCCCAGACCAATTTGACCCCATTTGGGAAGGTGGAAAAATACGTTGAAAAACTCGAAGTATGCTTCAAAACCTTAACTATTTTCCCGGCTATACTTTGTAATCATGTATGTGAGTATGAAGCTGAACTTTGTTTTTGCTTTAGGACTTCATGGCTCTTCTTGCTTACGAAGAGCCGGAGAAATCCCCAATGTTTCATTTGCTTAGCAAGGATTATCGGCAGCAAGTTGCAGATAGTTTGAATCGAGCAATTCTAGGTTTGTTACCTACCCAACTCCCTTCATGCTTATATACACTGTATCTGCTCCTATGCTGCCATAGAGATATTTGTTTCCTTGGATATAGTGTAACTTGTTACTTTGTTAATTGTCATTGAAGCAATTACTAAATTAGTCCCTtttactctgtttattggttttTTAGCACATTCAAACCTTCCCAGTTATACAGCAATGGAAAGGCTAATACAACAGACAACAGCAGTTAAGCAATTTATAAGTGAAGACAATGCCAAGGTAGTATGCAGCTTGTTATTAATCTTTAGTTTTTTGCTTAACTTTTGAGGTTGGCTTTGTTTGGAGCTGAAGTATCACTTCTCATTTGCCCTTCTCTGACTTGTCAAAATTAATGTTTGCATGATTCTATAAGTGGTTGGATTATTTTGTGTAAGGCTCAAAGTGTTTAGTTGGGTGCCAGCTTGTTCACTCTGTTGTACATATGTTATGAAGAGACAAATAATGGGTCTGTCAAAACACAATGAAAGATTCATTCTACTGAGTGGTAGTCACAGTGAATTCAtcaatattttgtttttattgggATTGAGAGGAAACATGTAGATGGTTTTATTGGCTTCTAAATTGCCAGAAGTGTAGGCACCAAAGCTATTGGGGACATGGTCACTTTTGTACCCAAAAAGTGAAGGGAAGTTGAGAATGTATGCTTAGAAAAGGATGGTGATTGGAAAAAAGTTGCTGATTCCATGAGTATAAATTGAACAGTTATATATCGATATTCATCCATTACTCTGAGTGTGCATGAGTGCTTGTGCTTGTGCTTGTGTGCATGTCAGTGCCTTTTCCATCCTTTTAGATAACTAGGACATAATTAGGAGGAGAAACTTCCTAGAAAATGCTTCCTCACTCTATTTACTGTGTGGTTTTGCAGAATGGGTCACAACCATTTTCTTTGAAGGATTTTCTTAGCAGCTAATGGAGGAATGCTTCAAGTACTACTGGCGAGGAGCTATTGCGGTTGATGAGCTTTCAAGTCTTACTGTTCAGCAAGTTTGCTTCTAAGTTGCCACAAGTTGAGCAAGTTGAGTCGGGGTCACCGATTGTTTCTTGTATAGAGAGTAGTGATCAATGGATTTTCAGATTAGCTGGCCATACAGAAAATCTACAATTGGGTTAAAGATTTGTGCCAGTGGGTTTGTTTATGTGGGGTTTTTTGGTGGATTTAATGCAAGGCTTGCATATGGTATTTTTCTTATTCTGAGACTTGAATAGTTCTGTACTCTATCTAAATTATAATGTCACATGACTTGATATGCTGTAATTTTCTCGTCATACTGGGATgtatgtaatatttttttttttttttttttgaataaagggctagTGCAGCTGCcttcaagtcttgattaatgaaaaggttcttgacccaaagcactaaaattGGCTAAAAGTTTCCCACTTatcccagcaacaaatttttattcccacttatCCCAGCAACAAGTTTGATTGAGCATTGTAGAtcaatagaaaaaaagaaaaaattattggagggcaatagatagACCTTTAATAAAGGTCtatttggggggcaatagacgttttgaattgatataatcttttttttttttttaatcaaagttttatttgtctaaatttagagaGATTAATTTCCATTCCAGAGActgggggggggcaatagacttctattgggggcaataaacatttccggtgaggttttcagaaattcCGGTGGGTGGTGGGTGGTGGCCGGTGACTGGATTCCAGCGACCGGTCACCGAAATCTGgtgaaagttggccggattctgACGGCCAGTgacggggctccggcgaagtcccctatggtttctctctcttccattttttttctctctctctctctgagtaaCAAAGGTGTATAAtggtattaaaaagaaaattaaaaaaaaaattaatggggtattagggaagacctccttagagtgttttgggtaagagggaattaaaaaaacttaatgggataaATGGGAAAAAAACTCTTAAAATGTGGTAAATTGATCAAAACCcttaatgaaactgttgaatacaaaAGGGGGACATTGAACCTAAactcctgattacaataagtatcTAGAGAATGTCCTGAAATTATATTAAGACTCAATagtatgtctttttttttttaaaggcatTATTGGGATGTAACTAGAACAATAATCTTAAATTAATAATCCAGTTTATAAATGCTAATTATCAATCAAtgtgaaaaaaacaaaaaaaagtaaatatttaaTTGTATTAAAATAAGGTAAAATTGAAATCcaagttttagtaaaaaatGAACCAcatggtgtggtgtgttggtcgaacGGCCTATTCTGGAACCCCCAAGTCTAGCgttcgaatcccagctccatcctgtggccagcagatttgagggaccctttgggttcgtgcgtttgcggtgcagtggattagtctggTTTTGCCTAACTTTCGCCTCAATGTCGGTGCAGGTGTCCTGGCGctgggataccactgcatgggtgtgttaGTTACTAACAGCTAACTATCCGATAAAAAATTGTGCTGCACTAGACTGAAATCTTAGTGCTtttgcaacaacaaaaaaaaaattggtttcaTAGCATGTCTTATAACATTTTTCGAGTGCTTCTGCAAAAAAATATTCTGGTGCCAGGATTCAAACTTGGCACTAGACTGAAATCTTAGTGCTTttgcaaaaaataataataataataaataaataaaaatcagtttCATAGCATGTGTTATAACATTTTCCGAGTGCTTTGGCAAAAAAATATTCCGATGCCAGGATTCGAACCTGGGAGAAATAATCATTTTCCATAGCATGTGCTACACCAGATTTGTTGTCAACAATATGCTTTT
Coding sequences:
- the LOC112172629 gene encoding glucose-induced degradation protein 8 homolog is translated as MDVDPSNYNQLAINENDTHSVVLSYLVHNCYIETVESFVASTGMKQPADCIDDMEKRKRIYHCAVEGNALKAIELTEQLANDLLEKNKDLHFDLLSLHFVELVCSRKCTEALEFAQTNLTPFGKVEKYVEKLEDFMALLAYEEPEKSPMFHLLSKDYRQQVADSLNRAILAHSNLPSYTAMERLIQQTTAVKQFISEDNAKNGSQPFSLKDFLSS